The genomic segment GCCGCCGGGGCGGCCGGGATCTACGCCGACCTGCCCCCCTACGCCCGGGTGCGCCACGGCGTCACCGGGATCAAGGCCGGGCAGGACCCCGCGGCCTGGACCAGCGCCCTGGAGTCCCTCCTGGCCGATCCGGCCCTGCGCCGGAGCCTGGCCGAAAACGCCGCGCGCGAGGCGCGCAACGCCTGGGGGCTCGCGCGCGGGGCAGCCCTCTTCCTGGACGCCTGGCAGGGAGCGCGCCGTGAGCGCGCCTGATCCCTCCGCCTTCTGGCGCTCCATGCCCCCGGAGGTGCGGACCGGGCTCCTGGCGGCCAGCTGCGGTCAACGCCGCCTGGGCGGCCTGGCGCGCCAGGCCCTGTCCCGGCCCGAGAGCGCCCGCCTGGGCCTGGACCTGGCCCTGGCCGCCTGGGAGGAGGCCCCGCTGGACGGGGCGGCCGCCGGGTTCGTGCTGGACCTGGACGCCCGCATCCCCTTCCTGGCCCCCCACCTGCGCGCGCTGGCCGGGTCCGTGCGCCGGGCCTGGGGCCAGCCCCCGGCCGGAGACCCCCTGGCCGCCCTGGCCGGCCGGGGCCTGGTCCTGGACCTTCTGAAAGGCCTGCGCGGGCGGCTGCGTGCCGAACCGGGCAACCTGCTCTGGCGTCGCAACCTCCTGGAACTGGCCTTTTCCCTGGGCCGCCTGGACGCGGCCGAGGAGGCACTGCACGCTCCCTGGCCGCCGGGCCTGGACCAACTCAGCGCGCGCTGCGCGGCCGACCTGGCCTTCCTGCGGGGGGACCACGCCCGGGCCGCCGGGCTCTACCGGCCAGCGCTGGCCCTGCGCGCCTCGCGCGTCCGGCTGGGCCGCTGCCTGCTGGCCCAGGGCCTGCGCGAGGAGGCCCTGGCCCAGTGGCGCAAGGTCCTGGCCCAGGCCCCCTGGCGCGCCTCCCTGGCCCTGGCCCTGCACGACGTGCGGGAGGGCCTGGACCTCCCCGGCGAGCCGCCCCCCGGACGCACGGCGGTGTGCCTCTACACCTGCAACAAGGCCCCGGAGGCGGACCGCGCCCTGGCCTCGGCGGCGGACTCCCTGCCGGACGGGGCCTGCCTGCTGGCCCTGGACAACGGCGGCACGGACGAGACCCCCGGGGTCTTCCGGGCCTGGGCCGAGCGCCTGGGCGAGCGCATGGAGGCCGTCCGGCTGCCCGTGAACGTGGGCGCTCCGGCCGCGCGCAACTGGCTGGCTGCCCTTTCGGCGGCCCGGGGCTTCGAGTTCACGGCCTACCTCGACGACGACGCCCGCCTCCCCGCCGACTGGGCCGGGCACATGGGCCGCGCCGTGCGCGCCTACCCGGACGCCGGGGTCTGGGGCTGCAAGGTGTGCGACCGCGACTTCCTCCCCCGCGTCCAGAACGCCGACCACCACCTGGAGGAGTCCCCGGACCCGGAGGGCGGTTTCGCGAGCCCCTGCGCCGACGACCCGGACTTCGGCCAGTTCGACTCCCTGCGGCCCTGCGTCTCGGTGACGGGCTGCTTCCATCTCCTGCGCACGGAGCTTCTGCGGGAGCAGGGCGGCTTCGACATCCGCTTTTCGCCCACCCAGTACGACGACCTGGACCACGACCTGCGCCTGGCCGCGCGCGGCCTGCCGCCCGTGTACAACGGCCACCTGCGCGTGGCCCACGCCGGACTTTCCGGGCGTTCGCCCACCCGCGCGTACCAGGGCCTGAGCCGGGGCAACCTGCTCAAGCTCAAGGCCAAGCACCCGCCCGAGGCGCGCGAGGCCCTGCGCCGCGAGGACGCCGACCGGGCGCTCGCGGACCTGGAGGCCAAACTCGCCCGCCTGGCCCTTGGGAATCGTCTGACGGATTGAAACCATGCCGGAGCGGAATCGTCATTGCGGCGACCCCTAAAAAAAGGCATTTTCCATCTCGGGAAATGAACCAATTGGAGCAAGCGTCCATGCCCATCCGCCAGCTGCTGCATCTGAGCTTCGATCCCGCCTGCCTGGCCGACTCCAACGGCCGCGTGCTGGCCGTCAACGCCGCCTTCCAGGACGTTCTGGGCGTGGACGCCGCCGGGCTGGAGG from the Fundidesulfovibrio magnetotacticus genome contains:
- a CDS encoding glycosyltransferase, producing the protein MSAPDPSAFWRSMPPEVRTGLLAASCGQRRLGGLARQALSRPESARLGLDLALAAWEEAPLDGAAAGFVLDLDARIPFLAPHLRALAGSVRRAWGQPPAGDPLAALAGRGLVLDLLKGLRGRLRAEPGNLLWRRNLLELAFSLGRLDAAEEALHAPWPPGLDQLSARCAADLAFLRGDHARAAGLYRPALALRASRVRLGRCLLAQGLREEALAQWRKVLAQAPWRASLALALHDVREGLDLPGEPPPGRTAVCLYTCNKAPEADRALASAADSLPDGACLLALDNGGTDETPGVFRAWAERLGERMEAVRLPVNVGAPAARNWLAALSAARGFEFTAYLDDDARLPADWAGHMGRAVRAYPDAGVWGCKVCDRDFLPRVQNADHHLEESPDPEGGFASPCADDPDFGQFDSLRPCVSVTGCFHLLRTELLREQGGFDIRFSPTQYDDLDHDLRLAARGLPPVYNGHLRVAHAGLSGRSPTRAYQGLSRGNLLKLKAKHPPEAREALRREDADRALADLEAKLARLALGNRLTD